The following coding sequences lie in one Corynebacterium humireducens NBRC 106098 = DSM 45392 genomic window:
- the gluC gene encoding glutamate ABC transporter permease GluC, with protein sequence MTTLWAELGPRLWPAFWLTIQLTVYSAIGSMILGTILTAMRVSPVKILRGLATFYINTVRNTPLTLIIIFCSFGLYQNLGLVLADRTSPTFLVDNNFRLAVLGFVLYTSAFVAESLRSGINTVHFGQAEAARSLGLSFGQIFGNIVFPQAVRAAIIPLGNTLIALTKNTTIASAIGVAEASLLMKSTIENHANMLFVVFGIFALGFIVLTLPTGLALGRLSDRMAVRK encoded by the coding sequence ATGACGACGCTATGGGCCGAGCTCGGTCCCCGGTTGTGGCCGGCCTTCTGGCTGACCATCCAGCTGACGGTCTACTCCGCCATCGGGTCGATGATCCTCGGTACCATTCTCACCGCCATGAGGGTCTCCCCCGTGAAGATCCTGCGCGGGTTGGCCACGTTCTACATCAACACGGTCCGTAACACCCCGCTCACCCTGATCATCATCTTCTGTTCCTTCGGCCTGTACCAGAACCTCGGTCTGGTCCTGGCCGACCGGACCTCCCCCACCTTCCTGGTGGACAACAACTTCCGGCTCGCGGTGCTCGGCTTCGTGCTCTACACCTCGGCTTTCGTGGCCGAGTCACTGCGCTCCGGCATCAACACCGTCCACTTCGGGCAGGCGGAGGCCGCCCGTTCCCTGGGTCTGTCCTTCGGCCAGATCTTCGGCAACATCGTCTTCCCGCAGGCCGTCCGCGCCGCGATCATCCCCCTGGGCAACACCCTCATCGCCCTGACCAAGAACACCACCATCGCCTCGGCGATCGGCGTGGCGGAGGCCTCGCTGCTCATGAAGTCGACGATCGAGAACCACGCCAACATGCTCTTCGTGGTGTTCGGCATCTTCGCCCTCGGCTTCATCGTCCTCACCCTGCCCACCGGCCTGGCCCTCGGCCGGCTGTCCGACCGGATGGCGGTGAGGAAATAA